Sequence from the Bos indicus x Bos taurus breed Angus x Brahman F1 hybrid chromosome 16, Bos_hybrid_MaternalHap_v2.0, whole genome shotgun sequence genome:
catccctctgggtcatcccagtgcaccagccctgaacaccctgtctcatgcatcgaacctggactggtgatctgtttcacatatggtaatatacatgtttcaatgttatacTCTCAGATCATCCTACCCCATCCACCCACccccccctgcaaaaaaaaagaattaaattcatTATGTGTAGTTCCGACTGGTAAGAGTCAGATAGGCCAATGGGTGAAAAGAGCAGGTAGGCAAATTTTGTCTACATGCCCAAGCAAGTATAAATGGTTTAACAAATTTTGGCCAAGAGGGAACTAGTAAACCTCTGTGGGGATAATACTAACACAGAAAATCTTGCATAAAGTATCAGAATAAAATGTTCAATGGCCTtcaaaaatttctcaaaattgctCAAATATTGGTGCCAAACTGACCACATCCAAACAATCACCTGGGAGATTATTAAAAGCAGAAGTTCTAGATTCTTCACCTGAGGCTTCTAAGTTATTTGGACTTAGTTGGGTTGTGGTACAGGACCCCAGATCTTTAACATGCTCCTGGGTGATTGTGATGACCAGACATATTTGGAAACCACCAAATTATGTTATTTCCAGAAGTCCATTCCAGTTCTTAAATGCTATAATTCCAAATCCTTAGAAaagatcatgtgtgtgtgtgtgcatgtaggttgtgtctgattctttgtgaccctagggactgtgaCCCAACAGGACCTTCTGaacatggaatttaccaggcaagaatactggagtgggttgccatttcctaaacacctccctgctcccccccaccccacccaaaaAGATCATACTCTTGACCAAATGATATAATGAAGTATTCAGTGAAGTTaagatttaatttgtatttattaattgTTGTTATGTAAATATCCTGAAAAACATGACCTGAAAGAAAATTTGgacaaattaagaaacaaaaccaaacactagatatttttttctgctgtCTAGTCATTTCACTAGATTCTTTAAGAACATAGGTGTTTCTTAGATTTCATGAAAATTCTGGGGTGAGATATACTCCTTTGCAATCCTGCAGAAAGCACCGGTCTTTCTTAGTTTGATATTGGGGTTTTCCAAAAGGACCAAAGGCTCTTTTGTACAAATAGCCAACTGTATTGCTTACCATTGctgctcatttaaaaaacatgttaGAAAGAAAACTGTTATTATTAAAACTTTCACAAAGCACAAATTTCTTTAGTCAGCATGAACATAAGCCAGCAACACTCAGCAATTATTTCTACAATATCTCTTATCTACTTCTGTATTCTGGTTCTGCTGTATGCACACTAACATGTGGCAACCCAGGTCCTTGGACAGTAATTCATTTCCTCAGAGCAAGGACAGCTGAACTGAAAAGGGTGGGATAAAAGCAGAGTTTCTATGGGTGAGACTGTAGACTTATTTTCAGTAGGTCAGTCCTGAAAGTACTAAGAGACTTAAAAATCATAGCACACAGAGTTGAAACAATTCTTAAATGGTATAAAGTAAACCCctgttacaaatgagaaaacagatccAGAGAAGAAATGTGACTTGGCCTGTCTTTCGCTTAGAAAGTAATAGACATGAGACTAGAATCTGAATCTCCAGTCTTTGGTCTGTTGAAGAAGAACCTAAGATACCATTAAGATACCACTTTGAGAAAAAGGAGCCCCATATAAATGGAGATGGGAAGCCATGGTGGGAGATACAATTAACACTTTATATACTCTGTGTTGACAACCAGAACTGGAGAGTGATTTGCTCTGCATGTAGAAGGTAGGAAAATGGGATGGCAGGGAGAGGGCAATCAATAACTGTGGTAATTTAAGAGCCAGTTAAAGAAAAGAACTGGACTAAATTCAGGTTATTGAGGTGGAAATTTAATCTGGGCTCTCTGGAGTTACAATATCTCTGGATTTATATCATAAATAAGGCATAAGAAATAGAAAGAGAACCAGAAACTTAGACTACAAAGAATAATATTCTTCAAAGAAAGAGAATTAGATGCATACAGCACCCTGTGGATTCCTTGGGGCTGGAGTGGGAGAGATAACACTGAGAGAGAAATTATTGGATTTCCCTGTACCGCCACAATATTATCATATTATTCACACTAAAATAATTTAAGGTACTATAgcaatgttaaaattaaaaattaggttAATGTTAGAAGGGTCTTCAAATAAATTAGTGTCTAGGAGGGAATACAAGGAAGGAACATTCCAGAAGGAAGATAGGATTTTGATTCACCAATTAAATTGGAAAACAACCAGGTGTTATAAAATAAGACTTTGTATAAATGCTGTAAACCTAAAACCTTATCAGCTGTCATTCAATCTTTTGGATAGGAATCTGGACTTATCATTAAATTGGGTAAGTGGTTAGGTCAATTTTGGAATATGTTTGGTGGAATATTATCTGAATATTAAAGTAATATGTATGAaagttttagaaatgtattttttattttttatttttttttccaggttcaTAATTTATTGTACAAATTGAGTATCACATGATGAGTTGACATTAGCTTCTTCAGGCATGGGAACTTAACAGATAATGTACAGCTCAGAATCTGTTTATGTTGCTTTCACAGCTGGAGTTTTTTTAGACCTTAACTTGAAGTATAAGACTATCAAAGCAATACTTCCGTATGTGGCCAGCACACAATTCATTCTCCCTGTGAGAGTGTAAGAgttgaaatattttttgatacCAGTGAAATGGAACTGGGCATCAGCTTCTGGACCTGCCATGATTTCAATCTTTCAAGGGGTTCAAACTCCATGGCCTGTGTCCTTCACCGTACGCTGCTGCCCCTCGACCCCGCCGGAAGACACCACCttggaaatgtattttttaaatgtagggcTTAGGATAAGTGAAACATATCAcaaggttattgtgaggattaaaataaataattaatatgaaaataattttaaacaataaagtggcaataaaatatataatatcataatTATACTATACTATGGAAAAATATTCTTGCATTTGGATAAAACTTATAAAAGACCATAGAGTATATACAGCTGTTGTAAGAAGAGTGACTTATGGTACTACTTTGGGGTCAACAGAGAAGCAGGGAAGTGGGATGTTTTTCTACCAATGCTGCATTTATCATTACTTGAGAATTGCTTAGGGGAGCATGGCTTTCAAACAGTTCTGACTTGCCTGCTTTGGGCACAATATTCCTTCATCATAAGAAAGAAGCCCAAGTACTGGGAATCCCAATGCTTGCAGTAAACAGCCTTAGTCATGTAGATTTAAAACAGCAAGGGGACCTCTAGCAATAGCATCATCAACTACAGGCCTTTTCACATCGGACAAAAGATATCTTCCAAGATCAGTCTCTGTGCTTCTGCTTTCTGTGTGAATTAACTCATAGATCTCATAGCTACTTATCACTTCATACCTTTTCTGGGCTGCaaatttttaatctatatttcaTATTCTATCTTTCCCTCAAATCCTGGTTCTACATTCCTGGATGTTGATAGCATAAAtccattgtcaccctgtttatttaacttatatgcagagtacatcatgagaaatgctggactggaagaagcacaagctggagtcaagatggctgggagaaatatcaataacctcagatatgcagaggacaccacccttatggcagaaagtgaagaactaaagagcctcttgatgaaagtgagagaggagagtgaaaaagttggcttaaagctcaactttcagaaaacgaagatcatggcattcagtcccatcacttcatgggaaatagatggagaaacagtggaaacagtgtcagactttatttttctgggctccaaaatcactacagatggtgactgcagccatgaaattaaaagatgcttactccttggaaggaaagttatgaccaacctagatagcatattcaaaagcagagacattactttgccaacaaaggttcattttgtcaaggctatggtttttcctgtggtcatgtatggatgtgagagttggactgtgaagaaggctgagcgctgaagaattgatgcttttgaactgtggtgttggagaagactcttgagagtcccttggactgcaaggagatccaaccagtccattctgaaggagatcagccctgggatttctttggaaggaatgatgctaaagctgaaactccagtactttggccacctcacgtgaagagttgactcattggaaaagactctgatgctgggagggattgggggcaggaggagaaggggacgacagaggatgagatggctggatggcatcatggactcgatggacgtgagtctgagtgaactctgggagttggtgatggacagggaggcctggtgtgctgagattcatggggtcgcaaagagtcagacacgactgagtgactgatctgatcgaTCTGATCAACAAATATCcgttgccaacatccgttgtatcataaaaaagcaagagggttccagaaaaatgtctatttgtgctttattgactagaccaaagcctctgactgtgtggatcacaacaaactgtgaacaattcttaaagagatgggaataccagactgacctgcctcttgaggaatctttatgcaggtcaggaagcaacagttagaactggacatggaacaacagactgcttccaaattgggaatggagtacatcaaggctgtgtattggcaccctgcttatttaacttatatgcagactatatcatgcgaaatgctgggctggatgaagcacgaactagaatcaagaatgccaggagaaatatcaataacctcagataagcagatgacaacacccttagggcagaaaacgaagaaggactaaagagcctcttgatgaaaatgaaagaggagagtgaaaaagttggcttagaactcaacattcagaaaactaagatcatggcatccagtctcatcactgcATGACAGAtcgggaaataatggaaacagtgacaggctttatttttctttggggctccaaacgcactgcagatggtgactgcagccatgaaattaaaagttgcttgctctttggaagaaaagttatgatcaacctagacagcttattaaaaagcagagacattactgtgccaacaaaggtatgtctagtcaaaactatgttttttctggtagtcatgtatggatgtgagagttggactataaagaaggctgactgttgaggaattgatgcttttgaactgtgctgttggaaaaaactcttaagggtctcttggactgaaaggagagccaaccagttcatcctaaaggaaatcagtcctgaatattctttggaaggactgatgctgaagctggagctccaatactttggccacctgatgcgcagaactgactccttgaaaaagaccctgatgctgggaaagattgaaggtgggaggaaaaggggactacagaggatgagatggttggatggcatcaccgactcgatggacatgagtttgagtaagcttcagagGTTAGtgatagggaagcttggtgtgctgcagtccatggggtcacaaagagtcaggcatgactgagtgactgaactgatcaaaAAATATCCAGAAATATGTATTAAGCCCTAATATGGTACCAGGCATTGCTTAGGTAGTGGGGATATGCCAGTGGGGGGATGCTaggctgtgttcaactctttgtgaccccttggactatacagtccatggaattctccaggcaagaatactggcctgggttcccttctccagggaatcttcccaacccagggatcaaatgcaggtctttcacactgcaggtggattctttaccagctgagccaccagggaagcccaaagtaaaaTTTTCTTCACAGATTTTAAAGCCTGAAGGTGAATAGAGGTATATAGGAAAATAAACAGGGGATTTTAGAGTATGCAAAGCCCTAGGATTCGGGCAGTCCAGAATACTGTGGGAGATGCTGGAGGGGCATAAGCCTGAATGTGAGGATTCAGGAATGTTCCTTGGGAGAAGTAAGGCCTGAAATCATACCCTAAGGATGAGTCGGAGTTAATGAACCTTACCAAAACTGTTTCCCCAAGAATCAGCTCAAGGCCTAGAGCAGAGTAAATTCTTGATTAATGTATGCCAAATgtgtgaatgaagaaaaaaacacttcaggaggagaaaaaaaatataggaGACTCAATGTTTTGAGAGAAATCATTTTGCAGGC
This genomic interval carries:
- the LOC113906360 gene encoding up-regulated during skeletal muscle growth protein 5, with product MAGPEADAQFHFTGIKKYFNSYTLTGRMNCVLATYGSIALIVLYFKLRSKKTPAVKAT